Proteins encoded in a region of the Halostella limicola genome:
- a CDS encoding cytochrome c oxidase subunit I: MGRIPGIVLLGGALLALATVALWRGRPKRPRRDGGYVTGLDVGTEKPANFVVRWLTTVDHRDIGVLYLLLGTVAALWGGVDGMMIRTELLTPTTTVWDVETYNALFTTHGLTMLLFFVTPVFTGIANYFLPILIGADDMAFPRINAIAFWLLPPSLALVRGGLITEVLGKGLEFVGVSVPILLDMRPVEMGWTMYTPMTAEMANPQIDVTLLGLHLSGIATTIAAINVIVTVFCERDEDVGWANLDIFSWGMLTTSAIVLFAFPVLGSALVMLLLDRNFGTSFFAVEGGGPELWQHLFWFFGHPEVYILVLPAFSLISYVLPKLVGRHLFGFRFVVYSTLAIGVLSFGVWAHHMFVLGMHPQLRAAFMVTSLSIAVPSAVKTFNWIATMWYGRLRLSAPFLFCAAGVGIFAIGGVTGVFTAVIPYDMRVHDTLYVVGHFHLIIMAIIPFSMFAASYFWFPLLTGRLYDRRLARAQALTMIPGVLLTFLPMLVMGNDGMPRRYAEYPEIYHPHQIVASIGALLIGVSVVLWLINMIQSYRIGIPVRDADVWDLKETNQFSREWRWFERRLAKQGGAAVGEAPEPEAETRQAEAMVEDWDEDDESDQSGGDASDAGDDHADDDHDAGDDHADDPANRGGADEGQGE, from the coding sequence ATGGGCCGCATACCGGGGATCGTCCTGCTGGGGGGAGCACTGCTCGCGCTCGCAACCGTCGCGCTGTGGCGCGGCCGTCCGAAGCGACCGCGACGCGACGGCGGGTACGTCACCGGCCTCGACGTCGGGACGGAGAAACCGGCCAACTTCGTCGTCCGGTGGCTGACGACGGTCGACCACCGCGACATCGGCGTGCTCTACCTCCTGCTCGGCACCGTCGCCGCGCTGTGGGGCGGCGTCGACGGGATGATGATCCGGACGGAGCTGCTGACGCCGACGACGACCGTCTGGGACGTCGAGACGTACAACGCGCTGTTCACGACCCACGGCCTGACGATGCTGCTCTTCTTCGTCACCCCGGTCTTCACCGGGATCGCGAACTACTTCCTCCCGATCCTCATCGGGGCCGACGACATGGCGTTCCCCCGGATCAACGCCATCGCGTTCTGGCTGCTGCCCCCGTCGCTCGCGCTCGTCCGCGGCGGCCTCATCACGGAGGTGCTGGGGAAGGGCCTGGAGTTCGTCGGCGTCTCCGTCCCCATACTGCTGGACATGCGCCCGGTCGAGATGGGGTGGACGATGTACACGCCCATGACCGCGGAGATGGCGAACCCCCAGATCGACGTGACCCTGCTCGGCCTCCACCTCTCCGGCATCGCGACGACCATCGCGGCGATCAACGTCATCGTCACGGTGTTTTGCGAGCGCGACGAGGACGTCGGCTGGGCGAACCTCGACATCTTCTCGTGGGGGATGCTCACCACGAGCGCGATCGTCCTGTTCGCCTTCCCGGTGCTCGGGAGTGCGCTCGTCATGCTGCTGCTCGACCGCAACTTCGGGACGTCCTTCTTCGCGGTCGAGGGCGGCGGGCCGGAGCTGTGGCAGCACCTGTTCTGGTTCTTCGGCCACCCCGAGGTGTACATCCTCGTCCTGCCGGCGTTCAGCCTCATCAGCTACGTGCTGCCGAAGCTGGTGGGGCGGCACCTGTTCGGCTTCCGCTTCGTCGTCTACTCGACGCTGGCCATCGGCGTGCTGTCGTTCGGCGTCTGGGCCCACCACATGTTCGTGCTGGGGATGCACCCCCAGCTGCGCGCCGCGTTCATGGTCACGTCGCTCTCCATCGCCGTGCCCAGCGCCGTGAAGACGTTCAACTGGATCGCCACGATGTGGTACGGGCGGCTCCGCCTCTCCGCGCCGTTCCTGTTCTGCGCGGCGGGGGTGGGCATCTTCGCCATCGGCGGCGTCACCGGCGTCTTCACCGCCGTGATACCGTACGACATGCGCGTGCACGACACGCTGTACGTGGTCGGTCACTTCCACCTCATCATCATGGCGATCATCCCGTTCTCGATGTTCGCGGCGAGTTACTTCTGGTTCCCCCTGCTGACGGGCCGGCTGTACGACCGCCGCCTCGCGAGGGCCCAGGCGCTCACCATGATCCCCGGCGTCCTCCTCACGTTCCTGCCGATGCTGGTGATGGGCAACGACGGCATGCCGCGGCGCTACGCGGAGTACCCCGAGATCTACCACCCACACCAGATCGTCGCCTCGATAGGGGCCCTGCTCATCGGCGTCAGCGTCGTCCTCTGGCTGATCAACATGATACAGTCGTACCGGATCGGCATCCCGGTCCGCGACGCCGACGTGTGGGACCTAAAGGAGACGAACCAGTTCTCCCGCGAGTGGCGGTGGTTCGAGCGACGACTGGCGAAACAGGGCGGAGCGGCGGTCGGCGAGGCGCCGGAACCGGAGGCGGAAACGCGGCAGGCGGAAGCGATGGTCGAGGACTGGGACGAGGACGACGAGAGCGACCAGTCGGGGGGTGACGCGAGCGACGCTGGTGACGACCACGCGGACGACGATCACGACGCGGGCGACGACCACGCGGACGACCCCGCCAACCGCGGCGGGGCCGACGAAGGGCAGGGCGAGTGA
- a CDS encoding DUF6789 family protein, whose product MDTQRVVSVIAAGVVATGVISGTLIMLEVQMRYAMHLFDAVARFVGLPGQRFLGFVIYSFAGVVVWPLAFLALRPYLPRGPDPAAQGAVFATALWVVFVITGSGGLDGPILVVYLVFTLLAHWAYGFTLGAVYGYLTGETPTARGEPAAW is encoded by the coding sequence ATGGACACGCAACGGGTAGTGAGCGTCATCGCGGCCGGGGTGGTAGCGACCGGCGTCATCTCGGGGACGCTGATCATGCTGGAGGTCCAGATGCGCTACGCGATGCACCTCTTCGACGCCGTCGCGCGCTTCGTCGGCCTCCCCGGCCAGCGGTTCCTCGGGTTCGTCATCTACTCGTTCGCCGGCGTGGTCGTGTGGCCCCTCGCCTTCCTCGCGCTCCGGCCGTACCTGCCGCGCGGCCCGGACCCGGCCGCGCAGGGGGCCGTGTTCGCCACCGCGCTGTGGGTGGTGTTCGTGATCACCGGCAGCGGCGGCCTCGACGGGCCGATCCTCGTCGTGTATCTCGTCTTCACGCTGCTCGCCCACTGGGCGTACGGGTTCACGCTGGGGGCGGTCTACGGCTACCTCACGGGGGAGACGCCGACCGCGCGGGGCGAACCCGCGGCGTGGTAG
- a CDS encoding HFX_2341 family transcriptional regulator, with the protein MQTHIVPVGFDYDRLIAPLVRDQLDVDRVILLEGAIGSQANVEYSQNLSEKLEKDFRNLLGASTERVVVADVYDYDSAFKQAYDLINAELDGGNEVWVNISAMPRTVSFAFATAAHSIMVEREGDRDQIHTYYTAPEKYLETELAEELRAQMDLLEDLREDGVDDERVDDRLDSARDLLAEFDERGTTIGAKEIGGDHIVELPVASFSNVKPFEELILYKLGERGEFESVSELAESLAAELNEEYTDSFRSKVIYNVDRLGPGGKGYIEQESHGKSYRTRLSRIGELWVRAHSDESDDPQ; encoded by the coding sequence ATGCAGACGCACATCGTCCCGGTCGGGTTCGACTACGACCGGCTGATCGCGCCGCTCGTGCGCGACCAGTTGGACGTCGACCGCGTCATCCTGCTGGAGGGGGCCATCGGGAGCCAGGCGAACGTGGAGTACTCCCAGAACCTCTCGGAGAAGCTGGAGAAGGACTTCCGGAACCTGCTGGGCGCGAGCACGGAGCGCGTCGTCGTCGCGGACGTGTACGACTACGACAGCGCGTTCAAGCAGGCGTACGACCTGATCAACGCGGAGCTCGACGGCGGCAACGAGGTGTGGGTCAACATCAGCGCGATGCCCCGCACGGTGAGCTTCGCGTTCGCGACGGCCGCCCACTCGATCATGGTCGAGCGCGAGGGCGACCGCGACCAGATCCACACCTACTACACGGCGCCGGAGAAGTACCTGGAGACCGAACTCGCCGAGGAGCTCCGGGCGCAGATGGACCTGCTCGAGGACCTCCGCGAGGACGGGGTGGACGACGAGCGCGTGGACGACCGCCTCGACAGCGCCCGCGACCTGCTCGCGGAGTTCGACGAGCGCGGGACGACCATCGGTGCGAAGGAGATCGGGGGCGACCACATCGTCGAGCTCCCCGTTGCCTCGTTCTCGAACGTCAAGCCGTTCGAGGAGCTCATCCTCTACAAGCTCGGCGAGCGCGGCGAGTTCGAGTCCGTCTCGGAGCTGGCGGAGTCGCTGGCCGCGGAGCTCAACGAGGAGTACACCGACAGCTTCCGGTCGAAGGTCATCTACAACGTCGACCGGCTGGGGCCGGGCGGAAAGGGGTACATCGAGCAGGAGTCCCACGGGAAGTCCTACCGGACGCGGCTCTCGCGCATCGGCGAGCTGTGGGTGCGGGCGCACTCCGACGAGTCCGACGACCCGCAGTGA
- a CDS encoding Lrp/AsnC family transcriptional regulator, translating into MVELDNVDRGILHELQLDARNRTAKEIADKVDTSASTVRNRIEELEANGIIEGYHPKIDYEKAHLPLQILFVCSAPPSERSEMVEQILDIRGVVDVRETLTGNRNLYVEAVGTDTGDTSRITDALHDSGLLIESSEILRQRRVQPFNHFFFTDPYDNQDDTDDNE; encoded by the coding sequence ATGGTTGAACTGGACAACGTGGACCGGGGTATCCTGCACGAACTCCAGCTCGATGCGCGGAATCGGACCGCCAAAGAGATCGCTGACAAGGTTGATACGTCTGCCAGCACTGTTCGGAATCGAATTGAAGAACTCGAAGCCAATGGGATTATCGAAGGCTATCACCCGAAAATCGACTATGAGAAGGCGCACCTCCCGCTTCAGATCCTGTTCGTCTGCTCAGCACCGCCGTCGGAACGGTCAGAGATGGTCGAACAGATACTTGACATTCGTGGTGTGGTGGACGTTCGGGAAACATTAACTGGCAATCGGAACCTCTACGTCGAGGCAGTCGGGACCGACACAGGCGATACTTCCCGCATTACCGACGCTCTACACGACTCTGGCCTCTTGATCGAGAGTTCTGAAATCCTTCGCCAGCGCCGGGTGCAACCATTCAATCATTTCTTCTTTACTGATCCGTACGACAACCAGGACGATACTGACGACAACGAGTGA
- a CDS encoding DUF7344 domain-containing protein, producing MTKPSEMEPTEFDTGGNRQDELFDVLSHQRRRFLLHALQTAETPVQIEELTTELVVWETQQPVPNRSGDDRTAIEVSLVHNHLPKMAQAGLIRYDETEQTVMLADRTDEVKAHLQTMASD from the coding sequence ATGACCAAGCCCTCAGAAATGGAACCGACGGAGTTTGACACGGGCGGCAACCGACAAGACGAACTCTTTGACGTGCTGTCTCATCAACGCCGGCGATTCCTACTTCACGCTTTGCAGACCGCTGAAACACCGGTTCAGATCGAGGAGTTAACGACGGAACTCGTGGTGTGGGAGACCCAACAACCTGTTCCCAACCGCTCCGGCGATGACAGGACTGCGATTGAGGTTTCTCTGGTACACAACCATCTCCCAAAGATGGCCCAGGCGGGACTCATTAGATACGACGAGACTGAACAGACAGTGATGCTTGCTGACCGGACTGATGAGGTCAAAGCGCACCTCCAGACGATGGCAAGCGACTAA